TTGGATATACCATACATGGAAGAATAACTCTTGATAGGGTTTATTGACAGAAATTTTGTCAGAACAACATAAGGGAGAAGCTATAGGTACTATTACCATCTGTTTAATCAGCTAGTACACAGTAGTGCTTTATTAGGTATTGGGAGACTCCATTGCTAAAGGTGTTTAAACTAGACAAAGAACTTGAAAATAAGCTGTAAGGAACCTTCCTATgttggcagggagatggactgTCTTGCCACTTGCTATATGAGATGCCAATTTATTGAGCATAATTAAAGGAAATGAAACAATTTCCTGCAGTTGTTTATACTTCCTCTCAAAAAGCTTGGCataaattttttttctctgatggttttgcttttttcattgtgcttgcattgattttttttctcttgtgctTTCAATAAAGCTGAAATTAACatgactgtttgttttttatttgggtAACTTCCTTGGTTGTGTAATACCATAGTTAATTGTACTCTCAATCTGAGCACAGTTTAGGGGAGGGATTGTTAAAGAAAAAATTTTTCTTGGAGGGTGTGTCAGTAAGAGGGACAGCTTTTCTAATGTGCAGTTTGTCAGTGTATTTAAACAGAGGAGTTTACAGAGACTAAAACTACTCAATTTTTTACTGATCAGTCTGCACTATCACATGACACCAGATGAAGGATTCTGTTCTAACTACTGAAATCTGACCCCTCACCTGTATATTTCCCAACTGCAGTTCAGTCAGGACAGAGTTATGGCTGGCTAATTGTTTAGAGGACAgcacctgtttttgttttttgtaaccaTGGTTGGCCACAAGAATTCACAGCAGATATGGCATCAGAGTGCCATAGGTGCACTCCTACGATTGTGCTGAGTGTGGCAGAAAAATAAACTGTTAATAACGTACATGTGAAAGGATAATCTTTCTCTCTGTCCTGCAATTATATTTTGCACTCGTAAAGCTCCTTCTGTCTGATCATTTCAAATAAGTGTGGTGATAATTTTGCAGATTTGTCCAAGGCCATACATctaatcagtggcagagctcgaATAGCAACTTaattgctttaaccactagatgATCCATATGCAGATAGCTGACCTAAATTTAACATTTACCTGTGCATAATTTTGCAAAAGTACCAGTATCTTTCAGCACATATTGCAAATTCCTTATGCAAATTAGATGCTTAACTATTAGCATTGATTTTTCACCTGCTGTAAAAAATGCTctccttagatttttttttggatgATGGACAGTGAAAAGGCAGCGccgattgaaaaaaaatgaagcatCTTTTACCCAATTTAAACAGCTCCTACTTTCTGTAGCATAAGGAGAAAAAGGCTACTACGATCATAGATACTAAGAAAGAACAGAGGCATTTAAGGACAGAAGCTGTAGCTTCAGTCTGCGGAGAACTGACCGGTTAGGGGCTGTGTATGTGAGTGCCAAGACACAGTCAGTGAAGGAAACCTTGTCAGAGCGTCTCCCCGCCGCAGCCCCGCCCTTCCGGGCCGGTTCCCGGGACGCGCGAGGTCGCCGCTACCGGGCAGGCCACGCCCACCTCCGCTGAGCCCCGGGCATCGGGACCGCCTCCCCGCTGCAGCGCCCCCCGCCTTCTCGCCCCTCTGCGCAGGCGCAGTGCGATCTATGGACGGTGTGTCATGGCGGCGGCTCTGAGCGGGATGTTTACAAACCAGCCGCCGGGAGCACCTCCCCCTCCGCTCCCTCCTGGCGGCCCCGGCCAGGCCGGCCTCCTCCCGGCCGCCGCGGGACCGCGCAACCCCAACAGCACGCTGGTGGACGAGCTAGAAGCGTCCTTTGAGGTGGGGGAGGTTAAGGGTTATGGGGGGCTGGAGAGGTTCGGGGACccggtgggggtgggaggggctgggggaggttcgGGGgcctggagggggtgggaggggcggaggggctgggggaggttcgGGGACCCGGTGGGGGTGGGACGGGCTGGGGGAGGTTCGGGACCTGGAGGAGgtgggaggggcggaggggctgggggaggttcgggacctggaggggctgggggaggttcgGGACTTGGAGGGGgtaggaggggctgggagaggttCGGGGACccggtgggggtgggaggggctggaggggttcgGGGACccggtgggggtgggaggggctgggggaggttcgggacttggagggggtgggagaggtggaggggctgggggaggttcggggcctggagggggtgggaggggctgggggagattCGGGGGcccggaggggctgggggaggtttgggacttggagggggtgggagaggcggaggggctgggggaggtttggggacccggtgggggtgggagggactggGGGAAGTTCGGGActtggagggggtgggagaggcggaggggctgggggaggttcgGGGCccggagggggtgggaggggctgggggaggttcgggacctggagggggtgggagaggctgggagaggTTCGGGAcctggagggggtgggagaggcagagaggctgGGGGAGCCATACAGGGCTGAGGAGTTTGGTGGGAATGAACCTGCAGGAAGTGTTGTGCATTTACTTTCTACCTCCCTGGTCCACTCTTGCCGTTCCCAAGGGCTGTTGAGGAGTGGCTGCTGTCCTTTGCATGACATGTGCATAAGGTGCCCGGTTTCCCCTTTAAAACAAGTATCTCTATCTTCCCAATCATCTAGGCTTGCTTTGCTTCACTTGTGAGTCAGGATTATGTGAATGGCACAGATCAGGAAGAAATTAGAACTGGTAAGAGCCTGCCAGTATTTTGGTTGGGCTATAACAGGGTTGACACATTGGGTTTGTTAAAAAGATACTGTTAATTTATCTGtactattttttaaagtataaaccTTTTAATTTACTACACATAATCTCATGAACCTGTGTATCTATATGGCCTACCTACACTAGGGAATCTATAAACATTTTTTTGCCATTGTTAATATCTTTTGAGCTTCACTGGTCTATGCTAATTTGGAAGCAGTAGTGGAGAGAGCCCAGTGTCTGCCACCACTGTTCTAAATACTATGCCATCTAACCCTATTAAGATCGgtctttttaaaggtatttaggcactcatgtgcctagtgggattttcaaaaacacgtAACTCTCAGAATGAGGcacctaggcacttctgaaaatctgttcaAGGTGCTTAACATGGTATCAGAAACCGAAGTGTTGTCTGTAGTAGAGATCCAAATGTGGCTAACCCCAATGGAGCTGAACCAGTGTTAACAATTAGAGTGGAGGAGGCAAGGAGCGGGGGGTGTTGATGGGTtacgggttctgaggggggcagttgggggcaggacatgggtgAGGGTCAGATGGGGGGAAataggctgttttgggaggcacgtggggcttgtactcaccaggctgTTCCCTACCGtttcttcggcagcactttggtgatgggttcttcactcgctccgggtgttcggcagcactgaaggacctgccgctgacatgccgccgaagacccggagcgagttaAGAACTTGCTGCCGAAGAACCGGTAGGGAACCGGTTCCTAAGATTTTcgcagctcatccctgccccaaccctgtgcctgagcccctcatctctggccccaccccagagcctgcacccccagccagagccctcacccttgcacactctgaacctcttgaccccacccctgccacatttTGTTCTGTGCACTAATATGGAGGTTATGTGTCACATTTGTGCAGAACgacacctccatattggtgcatataacaaaattcattctgcatgtgagtgggaaaaattagagggaacgctGCTTTTGGACTATGCTGGAATGAAGAAACTCTTGCACAGAATAACTAAATAAATTTTATAAGAGTCATTAATAAATATGCACAGGAATACACTGAAATGTTACTTAAcgtacaccactacctcgatataacacaaattggatataatgcggtaaagcagtgctctaggggggcagggctgtgcactctggtggatcaaagcaagttcaatataacacggtttcacctataacacggtaagattttttggctcccaaagacagcgttatattgagatagaggtgtatttgtatTCAAGACCCACAGAAGTGACTTTGTGTTTATTTGTATACTTGGCTTTTGAGTCCTTTTGTCATTAGAGAAATTTTAATTAACCTTTTGCGGTGAAACTGGAAGTGACCATATTCTTTTCCACATCTTACAGAAAATTGATTTTAACATGGTTACTATTCTAAAAGAGGCATGCCATTTAGAACTTGCAGAAGTAAAAGTCTGTGGGGGGATAGTCTACAGATATGTTTAGTCAATTTACTTTCCATTATTTAGGGACTTCAGATTTTATAAATACAGGccactaaaaatacaaaagtgtacaATCAAGTTTTTGGATTTACTTTCTCAAATGTTTTCTGGAAAAAGCTgtagattaatttttaaatattgaacaCCGGCTACGTAGACTAAGAGGCTAATGTACATTAACTGATTTCCTTCTATGGATGTTGTTAAACTAATCTGGTCTTTGATTGCTTTATCTTTCAAATCTTGTTATATTTCTGTATTTTAGGTGTTGATCAATGTATCCAGAAATTTCTGGATGTTGCGAGACAAACTGAATGTTTTTTCCTACAAAAAAGATTACATCTGTCTGTCCAGAAACCAGAGTTAGTTATTAAAGAGGTAGGAGATTATCATCTTTTTATCTACTAACTTTACCTGTTACAACTTTAATTGGTTCCTTTCCTTTAAGACTAAAGATGCATTTCTTTTGTTCCATGATACTACAGAGAATCTGAGACAAGTACCATATTTGATCAAGACATGTAGTTTTTGTTCAGTGGAacatttctcttctttctccaTCTACAAGCacagtggatttttaaaattattcctaTTTATGCTAGTTTTTCTAACTGTCCtcccattattatttatatagttacatAAATGTGTGTGGCGCTTTACTAGAAGTGTGAGGTGCAAACAAGTGGGTCTCTTTCCTGAAGATCCTAGAATCTAAAGGTACAAATAGGTGCAATGCAGTACAGAACAAACAATGGTTGAGTTTATTTAGCTTGTTGCCCTGTCACTAAGTTTGTAGAGCTCACCTGGATCACTCTCAGTAGCTCTTTACAGCACGTAAGAAAATTTGGATATAGATGTGCTCCTTTGAGGGAACAGACCAGTTAGTCAAAGTTGGATGTGCGGAGGGCAAACTTTTTTGAATTACATGAGGGACATTGAAACAGAGACCTGGTACACTCAACTAGAATGTATATCATGGAAGAGAGTAGCCAAATTATTCtatctccagttcagccacttctCGTGGTAAGATGTTTTCACTCTGAGAATTATCCGTTGTTTCATAGGCACTGTAATAGTTAAAATTAGTTTACAATGTAGTCTTTTTACAGTAAAAATAAGTCATTTACTAATTCAAGATATCTATCAACTGCAGGATGTTTCAGAATTGAAAAATGAATTGCAGAGGAAAGAAGCACTAATTCAGAAGCATTTGGGTAAACTGCGTCACTGGCAGCAGGTTCTAGAAGACATGAATGTACAACACAAAAAACCTGCAGAAATGCCTCAAGGACCGTTAGCTTATCTAGAACAGGCTTCTGCAAATATTCCTGCACCCATGAAGCAAACATGATTAAGATAGATATTTGAATTTAGATCTTTTAGTATATTAACTTAAAGTGAAATATAATATTGATCTTTCTACCTTGTATATGTGATGTAAtttgtaatataaaaataaatagtgtTTTATACTACGACAGTGGGACACAACTAAGCATAACATAAATGGGGCAGAATCTGTAGTTTAATTTTTATCAAAGTATGGATTGTTTTTACATTCAAACTGAACAAATGCTCATGTACGTCTTGTATTGTAGTCAGAATACATTTGCATAGAATATGCTAAAAATCCATCCTATTACTTGGGAAACTGACAGAGAAGTCTTAATATAGCTAAAGTCCAGTTAAGGCACTAATGATACAGAAGTACTTGCAGAGTTTATTTGTTCATCTCAAGTGTAGCCTTATATACAGTTTTCATTGTGAGTGTTTCTAATCATGTAGCATCCTATGATTCTGAAGAAATAGTGCAGACTTCTTATTGCTGAAACTGATTGGTCAAATAAATCAAAGCAAGGAATTTCTGTTGAGCTCTGCTGCTATCTATGGCATAGATACTTGCGTTCgcttggggtggtggggggagaatgtattttaaatgtttaaaaaatgcatctcttttcctagtgtagacatggccagaagGAGCTATGGGATGTTGGTGCTAGTGGGGAAAATGCTCTGGCAtctgctgcttttaaaaacttgtaggagagctTCCTGTTGGAAAGGGTTGGAGATGTGGTTAATATTTACCAGTCATCTTCCATCTAAGCATAATGCCTGGCGTTTTCTACCCTTCCCATGGCCTGTTTCTACAAACAGGCCATGGGAAGagtaggtgggggggagggatagctcagtggtttgagcattggcccactaaacccagagttgtgagttcaatccttgagggggctatttagggatctggggcaaaaatctgtctggagattggtcctgctttgagcagggggttggactagatgatctcctgaggtcccttccaaccctgatattctatgaaatgtaTGGTGTCGCCTTTTCCTCCTGAAACTGTACCCACTCAGTTTAAAGGTTTGGCACCTTGGGAGAATGTTGTTGGCTTTCCTCATCAAAGCAGATTTAGCTGAAGTAGCTAGAAATTGAGTGTTATCAATTTCAGGCTCCTGCAGCTGATATGAAAAGCCAGTGGAGAAGTACTGCCTGATTGTTTACTATTGGCTAATTAGCTGACATATTGTAAGTGAGGGAATCAGACAGCTTGTCTGCTCTGTGCTTGCCATTGTGCTCTCAGAGCATTGCTGCAGGAGAGAATATAAACTCAAACTCCCTTTAGAGAATAGGTTTAAATTAACTTCACTGTGCCATAAGTGGAGAGAAGCTGCAACGCAGGAGAAGCAACTCCCAACTTCTGGAGCTAAATGTTCTTTCAAGTCCTCTCTTCAAACCACTGACTTAAGGAAGCCATATGCTTTACTTAGACAGTACTTGAAGTTTTCCATTTTCCTGTAGGGACTGCTACCTATTTTCACACAAGGTGAAGAAATAGG
This sequence is a window from Gopherus evgoodei ecotype Sinaloan lineage chromosome 5, rGopEvg1_v1.p, whole genome shotgun sequence. Protein-coding genes within it:
- the MED28 gene encoding mediator of RNA polymerase II transcription subunit 28, translated to MAAALSGMFTNQPPGAPPPPLPPGGPGQAGLLPAAAGPRNPNSTLVDELEASFEACFASLVSQDYVNGTDQEEIRTGVDQCIQKFLDVARQTECFFLQKRLHLSVQKPELVIKEDVSELKNELQRKEALIQKHLGKLRHWQQVLEDMNVQHKKPAEMPQGPLAYLEQASANIPAPMKQT